The genomic interval GCCGCTACGGTGGACACCCTTCGCATGTCTGTGACGTGAGCTCGCGATCAGGCCCGACCTGACCTTCCCTGAGCACGCGTGAAAGGTGGCTTGCCACCCGTAGGTCGCTCACGAGTGCAGGCGAGCGAAGGGTGGTGGACCTGAACAGCGCCAGTTGGAACCGACTGATCAGTTGGTTACGCTCAGTCGAGGGCCTTAGGGATGTCGCGTAGCGCTCGATTTGGTCTGCTTGCCGCTCCCGGCTCATCCGCAGCATCGACTGCCGTGGGTCGGGACAGTGACGACGGAACAGCGTTCGCGCCTCAGAGCAGTTTACGCATGAAGACGCAGGGCATGGACCGGCCGGTCATGAGCAACGCATCTCCGCGTCCGAGCTCTTCAAACCCATTCGCCCGATAGAAAGCCACGCCCGCTAGGGATGCTTGAATCTTGATGCTCTTGGCACCATGTGCCCGCGCGTGTTCTTCGGCCAGCCCTAACAGCGTCGTTCCGATACCACGACGCGAAGCCATGCCTCGAACGTATACAGAGGCGCCATCTTGATCATCGTCAACGCGATGACTGGCAAAACCCAGCACGGCCAATTCCCCGTTGACTGCGCCGATGGCGATGAAGAAGACCTCACCGCCTTCCATTGCGCTCACATACACGTTCGGTGTCAGGCCCGCACTCCACGCCTCAACAATCTCCGGTGGATAGAAGCTCGGACCGATCGATCGGATGGAATCCAGATGGGCCGCCAGGATCGCGTCGGCGTCATCCGGATGAGCCTCGCGCGTTTCGATTGCGCCGATGGCCATTGGAGACGATTCGTCCATGCGGTTGTTGAAATGCGCGCCATTCGCGCGAAGACGACTGGCTACATGCGTTCCCAGTGGCGGACCGAACCTCATTCGTAAGAACGGCGCCTCGAAGCCGGTAACTTCAAACCCGAGCCGCTCATACAACTGTTTGGCCCGAGGATTAGCAGGAACCACAGAGAGCGTGACCGTTGCTCCACGACTGGCAGCCTGCGTGATGATCTGCCGGACTACGGCGGTACCAATCCCTTGTCCTTGCCATTCGGGTAGAACTTGGATCTCGTGGACGTAGATCGAATCCGCCAGCGGTTCTAGCAACAACCCGCCGATCGGGCGGCGCTCATATTCGATGACTGACGCGAGGTACTGACGAAAACGCCGCTCGAAGTCTATTCGTTGCCATTCCTCGTCCCAGCCCCACGTCTTTTCGATGACCTCACGCATCGTACGGCAATGGAGCTCGTACAGAAACTCTCGGTCGCTTTCCGATGCCTGTCGGAGAATCCACGCAACCGTCATCGCCATTGCGAACACTTCCCTACCCAGGGAGCATTGTGCCGTGCCCGAGATCGTGCAGGTGCAGCTCGCTGACGATCCGTTCGACGCTGTCCGAATCGCCTTGCGCCAGAAGATCCTTGAGATCGTCAAAGGATTTGATCGTGCGAAATTGCCTTGTCGGCGCGACGTAGACGACAACCGGCTTGTGATCGCGTGACAGGTTGACGACGTTGTTAACGGTGCCCTTGCTTTTGCCGTCCCAGAGCATGAGCCCGTAGTCTGCCGTGTCAGCCATCGCGCGGTCCTTGAGGGAGTAGTAGTCGAAGCCTTGGGCGCCGCGCGGGGCGGCGACCTCACGCGTTGGCCAGTTCCCGACGTTGTTCCGGCAGTGGTCCTTCATGCAGTGCACGAGGACGTTCGGATACGACTTGTCGGCAAGGTAGCGCTGGACCGCCTTGTCGGCGCCATTGGCATCGCCGACGAGGATCTGAAAACCCTTTTCGATCATCGTGTCGAGACGACTTGTGACCTCGACCGGAAGCCGAGAAATCTGTCGTGAACCGGCGACGAAAACGGTGGATGGATGGCTCATTTCGTTCGTGTCATCGCGAGGGCTCTGACCTCGGTGGCGCCCATTTGCCCGAGCACTTCGGTGACGCGCCTCAGCGTACTACCAGTCTCCCACAGGTCGTCGATTAGTAGAATCCGCTGCCCTTGGACCGCATCCGTGCCCGCCTGGATGGCCGCAGAGAGCAGCGGGCCGCGCTCGTGCAACGCGACGTTCTTCATCTGCGGTGTCGCGGTGGCCTTGACTGCTGCGGCGGGAGCCGCCGGGACCCCGAGCGCCGCCGCTATTCCTGCAGCGATCAGCACTGCGGGCTGCTTCGTCCGGTGCAACGATGGCGGCGGTGACACGACGCAGTCGATGACGCCATTCCACCGTTCGTTTACGAAGGCAACGGTGGTGTCTACGATGTCATTCAGCGGTCCGTTTCGGTACTTCAGCTGATACACTAGTTCGCCCAGGGCGGAGCGGGTTGTGTCGAACTGCATGTGCTCGCCGAGATAGCCAATTGGCACGCTGGAGATCACGTGGCGATCCAGGGCGAACCCCTCGATCCACGGCCCGTCGATCGGCACCGGATGGACCTCCACAATTGCCATTCGCCCTCCACTGGTCCACCGGCCTTCACCGGGACCACCACGACCATGGTAGCCGCCAGATTGAGGGTGTCCAGGGGGAACACCGGGGGGAACACCCCCTCCGCGCGAGGTGTTCCCCCTTGGATTGGCCCGCATCGACGTTACGTCCTGGTCAACTAACGCGGCTCGCAAGCCGTGAGCGCATCCGGCAACTGCCGATCGTCGTGGAGGTTGCAGCCCGTCGTCCTCGGGCGGCGCTCTATGCCGCCCGCCTGGTGGAGCCGCCGTCGGAGCGGTCGCCAAGAGCAACACCGTGGCGTGAGCGACCACCCGAAATGGCCGGTTGGCCTGCCAAGCCTGCGGCCAGCGATGTGGT from Vicinamibacterales bacterium carries:
- a CDS encoding GNAT family N-acetyltransferase; this encodes MAMTVAWILRQASESDREFLYELHCRTMREVIEKTWGWDEEWQRIDFERRFRQYLASVIEYERRPIGGLLLEPLADSIYVHEIQVLPEWQGQGIGTAVVRQIITQAASRGATVTLSVVPANPRAKQLYERLGFEVTGFEAPFLRMRFGPPLGTHVASRLRANGAHFNNRMDESSPMAIGAIETREAHPDDADAILAAHLDSIRSIGPSFYPPEIVEAWSAGLTPNVYVSAMEGGEVFFIAIGAVNGELAVLGFASHRVDDDQDGASVYVRGMASRRGIGTTLLGLAEEHARAHGAKSIKIQASLAGVAFYRANGFEELGRGDALLMTGRSMPCVFMRKLL
- a CDS encoding phosphoribosyltransferase family protein; the protein is MAIVEVHPVPIDGPWIEGFALDRHVISSVPIGYLGEHMQFDTTRSALGELVYQLKYRNGPLNDIVDTTVAFVNERWNGVIDCVVSPPPSLHRTKQPAVLIAAGIAAALGVPAAPAAAVKATATPQMKNVALHERGPLLSAAIQAGTDAVQGQRILLIDDLWETGSTLRRVTEVLGQMGATEVRALAMTRTK